A genomic segment from Nitrospiria bacterium encodes:
- a CDS encoding efflux RND transporter periplasmic adaptor subunit: MTKRMVVMLLVVGLLFAAIFGFQAFKAKMIKQFMATMKMPPATVTAMKAELQPWQPQLNAVGSLRAVHGVDVTTEIGGLVREVRFKSGDEVKAGQVLVQLNADADVGLLRSLEAAAELARIVYERDKEQFAIQAVSKAVLDGDAADLKSKEAQVAQQAAVVEKKTIRAMFEGRLGINAVNLGQYVNPGDKIVTLQSLDPIFVDFFLPQQNLSRLKIGLTVTVTTDAIPGRTFEGRINAINPKVDPDTRNLQIEATIANAKHELLPGMYATVTVQSGGVQQYLTLPQTSVTFNPYGESVYVIEEGGKGADGKPVLTARQTFVTVGETRGDQVAILKGIKPGDLVATSGQLKLKNGSAVVINNTVQPSNDPAPKPVDQ, encoded by the coding sequence ATGACCAAGCGTATGGTGGTGATGTTGTTGGTGGTCGGTTTGTTATTTGCCGCCATTTTCGGGTTTCAGGCCTTCAAGGCGAAAATGATCAAACAGTTCATGGCGACCATGAAAATGCCGCCGGCCACGGTGACGGCGATGAAGGCCGAGCTCCAACCCTGGCAGCCCCAGTTAAACGCGGTGGGGAGCCTGCGAGCCGTGCACGGGGTGGACGTCACAACCGAAATCGGCGGTTTGGTGCGGGAGGTGCGTTTCAAGTCGGGCGATGAGGTGAAGGCCGGCCAGGTGCTGGTCCAGCTCAATGCCGACGCGGATGTCGGGCTGTTGCGGTCCCTCGAGGCGGCGGCCGAACTGGCCCGGATCGTTTACGAGCGTGACAAGGAACAATTTGCCATTCAGGCGGTCAGTAAGGCGGTGCTGGATGGCGATGCGGCCGATCTCAAGAGCAAAGAAGCCCAGGTGGCCCAGCAGGCGGCCGTGGTCGAAAAAAAAACGATCCGTGCGATGTTTGAAGGGCGGCTCGGCATCAACGCCGTGAATCTCGGACAGTACGTGAACCCGGGAGACAAGATCGTCACACTTCAATCGTTGGATCCGATCTTTGTCGATTTTTTCCTTCCCCAGCAGAACCTCTCGCGATTGAAGATCGGACTGACCGTGACGGTGACGACCGATGCGATTCCCGGCCGAACGTTTGAAGGACGGATTAATGCGATCAACCCCAAGGTCGATCCGGATACCCGTAACCTCCAGATCGAGGCCACGATCGCCAATGCCAAGCACGAACTGTTGCCGGGCATGTACGCGACGGTGACGGTCCAGTCCGGCGGGGTCCAGCAGTACCTGACCCTGCCCCAGACCTCCGTAACCTTCAATCCCTACGGGGAAAGCGTTTACGTCATTGAGGAGGGCGGAAAGGGGGCGGATGGAAAACCGGTCCTGACCGCCCGGCAGACCTTCGTGACCGTCGGCGAGACCCGGGGCGACCAGGTCGCGATCCTAAAGGGGATCAAGCCGGGCGACCTGGTGGCCACGAGCGGACAGCTCAAATTGAAGAACGGAAGCGCGGTGGTCATCAACAACACGGTCCAGCCCAGCAACGACCCCGCGCCCAAGCCGGTGGATCAATGA
- a CDS encoding NUDIX hydrolase: protein MTSRGARHQISSGGVIFRRGTAGIEIALIRKTLKNGKRIWCLPKGWVEPEESLEGAAVREVREETGLEGEIRRKIGETSYQFYSKEDRATIDKTVHFYLMDCRGGDTADHDEEVEAAAWFPLEEAETLTAYPTEKEIVQKARDLLKTV from the coding sequence ATGACATCCAGAGGCGCCAGACATCAAATTTCATCCGGTGGCGTGATCTTCCGCCGAGGAACCGCCGGGATCGAGATCGCCCTGATCCGGAAAACGCTGAAAAACGGAAAACGGATCTGGTGTCTGCCAAAAGGCTGGGTCGAGCCGGAGGAAAGCCTGGAAGGGGCGGCCGTCCGAGAGGTTCGCGAAGAAACCGGTCTGGAGGGCGAAATCCGGCGGAAGATCGGCGAAACTTCGTACCAGTTTTACTCCAAAGAGGATCGCGCGACGATCGACAAGACCGTTCATTTTTATTTAATGGATTGCCGCGGCGGAGACACGGCGGATCACGACGAAGAAGTCGAGGCCGCCGCGTGGTTTCCGTTGGAGGAGGCCGAAACGTTGACGGCCTACCCGACCGAAAAAGAAATCGTACAAAAAGCCCGCGACCTTCTCAAAACGGTGTAG
- a CDS encoding efflux transporter outer membrane subunit — protein MRIKIVAISVVAGAVLTGCAVGPDFHRPEPPATKDYTPAAMPEKTSATSGIAGEAQRFLAGRDIPDLWWTLFHSKALDQMIRQALAGSPTLIAAQATLREAQENERALVGEALVPAVDGNVSAQRQKISGAAFGQPNLPGSLFNLYNASVSVSYALDLFGGARRELEALRSQVDFQGYQLEGAHIALTSNIITTAIQEASLRDQIRTTQEMVALMEKEVGLVERQFLLGGASRSDVLAQQAQLAQTRATLPPLELNLAQTRHRLAVLVGQLPSEAVLPEFELQGLQLPQDLPVSLPSSLVRQRPDVLASEALLHQASAQIGVATAAMFPQITLSGNYGSETSAGHDLFTAGTSVWRLGAGLLQPLFHGGQLSAQRRAAIAAYDQAAAQYRETVLEAFQNVADVLRALELDADLLKAQSEAEASARESLDMTQKQFDLGAVNFLSLLDAQRQHRLAQVILIQAEARRYSDTVALFQALGGGWWNRTQ, from the coding sequence ATGCGAATAAAGATTGTGGCCATTTCGGTTGTCGCCGGCGCGGTGTTGACCGGCTGCGCGGTCGGCCCGGATTTCCATCGGCCGGAGCCCCCCGCCACGAAGGACTATACCCCCGCGGCGATGCCGGAGAAGACGTCGGCCACTTCGGGGATTGCCGGCGAGGCCCAGCGCTTCCTCGCGGGCCGGGATATTCCGGACCTGTGGTGGACCCTCTTTCACTCCAAGGCGCTCGATCAGATGATCCGCCAGGCGCTTGCGGGCAGCCCGACGCTGATCGCCGCGCAGGCCACGCTGCGGGAGGCGCAGGAGAACGAACGCGCCCTGGTCGGAGAGGCCCTGGTCCCGGCCGTGGACGGCAATGTTTCGGCCCAGCGGCAGAAAATTTCGGGGGCCGCGTTCGGCCAGCCCAATTTACCCGGCAGCCTCTTCAATCTTTACAATGCATCCGTGAGCGTTTCCTATGCCCTCGATCTGTTCGGCGGGGCGCGGCGAGAGTTGGAGGCCTTGCGGTCCCAGGTTGATTTTCAGGGCTATCAGCTGGAGGGCGCCCATATCGCTTTGACGTCCAACATCATCACCACCGCGATTCAAGAAGCCTCGTTGCGGGACCAGATCCGGACGACACAGGAGATGGTCGCCTTGATGGAGAAAGAGGTCGGTCTGGTCGAACGCCAGTTCCTGCTGGGCGGGGCCTCGCGTTCCGATGTGCTCGCACAGCAGGCACAACTTGCACAGACGCGGGCCACCCTGCCGCCGCTTGAATTGAATCTCGCGCAGACGCGCCACCGATTGGCGGTGCTGGTCGGACAACTTCCCAGCGAGGCGGTCCTTCCCGAATTTGAACTCCAGGGGCTGCAACTCCCTCAAGACCTTCCGGTCAGCCTGCCGTCCTCGCTGGTCCGTCAACGGCCCGATGTCCTCGCCTCGGAGGCCCTTCTGCACCAGGCGAGCGCCCAGATCGGGGTCGCCACCGCGGCGATGTTTCCCCAGATCACATTGAGCGGAAATTACGGTTCGGAGACGAGCGCGGGCCACGATCTTTTCACCGCCGGCACGAGTGTGTGGAGGCTGGGGGCCGGATTGCTCCAGCCGCTCTTTCACGGCGGGCAGTTGTCCGCCCAGCGGCGCGCCGCCATCGCGGCATACGATCAGGCGGCGGCGCAGTACCGTGAAACGGTTTTGGAGGCCTTTCAGAACGTCGCCGATGTCCTGCGCGCGCTGGAGCTGGACGCGGACCTGCTGAAGGCTCAGTCGGAGGCGGAGGCCAGTGCGCGCGAATCGCTCGATATGACCCAGAAACAGTTCGATTTAGGGGCCGTGAATTTTCTCTCGTTGCTGGATGCCCAGCGTCAGCACCGGCTGGCACAGGTCATTCTGATTCAAGCTGAAGCCAGGCGATATTCCGATACCGTGGCCCTGTTTCAGGCCCTGGGCGGCGGGTGGTGGAACCGGACACAGTGA
- a CDS encoding efflux RND transporter permease subunit — protein sequence MRFTDLFIHRPVLATVVSLMILVLGLRSVGLLPVREFPETQNAVVTVATTYTGADPALVAGFITTPLENSIAQANGIDYLTSSSAQSVSTIQANLRLNYDPNKALTEINTKVNAVLNQLPKETQQPVLTIAIGETIDSMYIGFYSTVLSTNQITDYLIRVVQPKLQTVDGVQTAEILGKHQFALRAWLDPDKLAAYHLTAADVSNALAANDFISAVGRTKGQMVTVDLTADTGLHSVDEFRNLAIKSQGGAIVRLGDVANVTLGSDDYDTAVGFDGQTAVYIGIKVAPTANLLTVINSVRTAFPPIQAQLPEGLGGKIVYDATKYVNSSIHEVISTLIKSLLIVTVVIFLFLGSLRSVIIPTIAMPLSLIGTFFVMLVLGYSINLLTLLSLVLAIGLVVDDAIIVVENVHRHIEGGMPPMGAALAGAYELAGPIIAITVVLIAVYVPIGFMGGLTGALFTEFAFTLVGAVTVSAVIALTLSPMMCSRLLKGHDGGGQARFVKFIDTQFERLRKGYARRLHGALDSLPVVGVFAAIILVSIYFLYANAKRELAPQEDMGVIISLVSAAPNATLEQTQLYTREVYKTFASYPETDHVFQLDGISGVNSGIAGMVMKPWDERKRTTMEMQPVVQNQLGDIAGVRAVAFQRPPLPGGGRGLPVQFVIGTTDSYERLNEVSEALMDKARASGMFMFVDNDLKIDKPQTTVEIDRDKAAQLGLTMQNIGDALGWMLGGGYVNYFSLAGRSYKVIPQVMQRDRLNAGHLRDYYITTPSGASVPVSTVVSLKTVVVPETLNHFQQLNSAMLSAVPAIGITLGQALDTLEAEAKEILPQGYAIDYGGPSRQFKQESTALVVTFFFALIIIFLALAALFESFRDPLIVLVSVPMSICGAMIFISLGIGGATLNIYTEVGLVTLIALISKHGILIVQFANDLQQEGKGKREAVETAAGIRLRPILMTTAAMVLGVLPLITASGAGAVGRFNMGLVIATGIAIGTLFTLFVVPAMYMFLATDRAKARTSAGT from the coding sequence ATGCGCTTTACCGATTTATTCATTCATCGGCCCGTTCTGGCCACCGTCGTCAGCCTCATGATCTTAGTTTTGGGGCTGCGCTCCGTGGGGTTGCTTCCCGTGCGAGAGTTTCCGGAGACCCAGAACGCGGTGGTGACGGTGGCGACCACGTACACGGGGGCCGACCCGGCGTTGGTGGCCGGGTTCATCACCACTCCGCTGGAAAACTCGATCGCGCAGGCCAACGGCATCGACTACCTCACCTCCTCCAGCGCGCAGAGCGTCAGCACGATCCAGGCCAACCTGCGCCTGAACTACGATCCGAACAAGGCGCTGACCGAGATCAACACCAAGGTCAACGCGGTGCTCAACCAGCTGCCGAAGGAGACGCAGCAGCCGGTTCTGACGATCGCCATCGGCGAGACGATCGATTCGATGTACATCGGGTTCTACAGCACGGTGCTTTCGACCAATCAGATCACCGATTATCTCATCCGGGTGGTGCAGCCCAAGCTTCAGACGGTGGATGGCGTGCAGACGGCCGAGATCCTCGGAAAACACCAGTTCGCGCTGCGGGCGTGGCTCGATCCCGATAAATTGGCGGCCTACCATTTGACCGCGGCCGATGTGAGCAACGCGCTCGCGGCCAACGACTTCATCTCCGCGGTCGGACGGACCAAAGGGCAGATGGTGACCGTGGACCTGACCGCCGACACCGGACTCCACTCGGTCGACGAATTCCGCAACCTCGCCATCAAATCGCAGGGCGGTGCCATTGTGCGCCTCGGGGATGTCGCGAACGTCACGCTCGGGTCGGATGATTACGATACCGCGGTGGGTTTCGACGGCCAGACGGCCGTCTATATCGGCATCAAGGTGGCGCCGACCGCCAATCTCCTGACCGTGATCAACAGCGTTCGCACGGCCTTTCCTCCGATCCAGGCGCAGTTGCCCGAGGGCCTGGGCGGCAAGATCGTCTACGATGCGACGAAATACGTGAACAGTTCAATTCACGAGGTGATCAGCACCCTGATCAAATCCCTGCTGATCGTCACGGTGGTCATTTTCCTTTTCCTCGGGTCCCTGCGGTCGGTGATCATTCCGACGATCGCGATGCCGCTGTCGTTGATCGGGACGTTTTTCGTCATGCTGGTGCTCGGATACTCGATCAATCTGCTGACACTGCTCTCGCTGGTCCTGGCCATCGGGCTGGTCGTGGACGACGCGATCATCGTGGTGGAAAACGTGCACCGTCATATCGAGGGGGGCATGCCCCCCATGGGGGCGGCCCTCGCCGGGGCGTACGAGCTGGCGGGGCCGATCATCGCCATCACCGTGGTCTTGATCGCGGTCTACGTGCCGATCGGGTTCATGGGCGGCCTCACCGGGGCGCTTTTCACGGAGTTCGCCTTCACGCTGGTCGGCGCCGTGACCGTTTCGGCGGTCATCGCCCTGACCCTCTCTCCCATGATGTGCTCGCGTCTCCTCAAGGGGCACGACGGCGGCGGCCAGGCCCGATTCGTCAAATTTATCGATACCCAGTTTGAGCGGTTGCGGAAGGGCTACGCCCGCCGGCTCCACGGGGCTCTCGATTCCCTGCCGGTCGTCGGAGTGTTTGCCGCGATCATCCTGGTCAGCATTTATTTCCTTTATGCCAACGCCAAGCGCGAACTCGCCCCGCAGGAGGATATGGGGGTCATCATCTCCCTGGTCTCGGCCGCGCCCAACGCGACGCTTGAGCAGACCCAGCTCTACACGCGCGAGGTTTATAAAACCTTCGCCTCTTATCCCGAGACCGACCACGTCTTCCAGCTCGACGGGATCAGCGGGGTCAATTCCGGGATCGCCGGCATGGTGATGAAGCCGTGGGACGAGCGCAAACGCACCACGATGGAAATGCAGCCGGTGGTCCAGAATCAGCTCGGCGACATCGCCGGCGTTCGCGCGGTGGCGTTTCAGCGGCCGCCGCTGCCCGGGGGAGGCCGGGGCCTTCCGGTCCAGTTCGTGATCGGCACGACCGATTCGTACGAACGGTTGAACGAAGTGTCGGAGGCGCTGATGGACAAAGCCCGGGCCAGCGGCATGTTTATGTTTGTCGACAACGACCTGAAAATAGACAAGCCCCAGACCACGGTGGAAATCGACCGCGATAAAGCGGCCCAGCTGGGGCTGACGATGCAGAACATCGGCGACGCGCTCGGGTGGATGCTGGGAGGGGGCTATGTCAATTACTTCAGCCTCGCCGGGCGGTCCTACAAGGTGATTCCGCAGGTGATGCAGCGCGACCGGCTCAATGCCGGGCACCTCCGGGACTATTACATCACGACTCCGAGCGGCGCGTCGGTCCCGGTCTCGACCGTCGTGAGTCTCAAGACCGTCGTCGTGCCGGAGACTCTGAATCACTTCCAGCAGCTCAACTCGGCCATGCTCTCGGCGGTTCCCGCCATCGGCATCACGCTGGGGCAGGCGCTGGATACCCTGGAGGCCGAGGCCAAGGAAATCCTTCCTCAGGGGTACGCGATCGACTACGGGGGTCCGTCCCGGCAGTTCAAACAGGAGAGCACCGCGCTGGTCGTGACGTTTTTCTTCGCCCTGATCATCATTTTCCTCGCGCTCGCCGCGCTGTTCGAGAGCTTTCGTGATCCGCTCATCGTGCTGGTGAGCGTGCCGATGTCGATCTGCGGGGCGATGATCTTCATCAGCCTCGGGATCGGGGGGGCGACGCTCAACATCTACACCGAGGTCGGCCTGGTGACGCTGATCGCGCTCATCAGCA
- a CDS encoding OmpA family protein — translation MKPGLASETKFGFLCPDRRTRTSPWAKDDDRGEGRYLGGEALPGWKAGVLQIGMGLAILLSGCVSSSIHQETVKDLAAARSDLDRLRDENTTLKSEVAARQAVIQDLRQQLKEGESKGQMQSQDVDRLAKRNLDLVGEVANLSSQNRDLSQTLEARDQELEQVRNRIAGLENAEEEKTTRFKSMYDKLVGGFQNEIKTGAIGVTQEGDKLSVNMVETSLFKPGSAEIKPMGLKLLDRVGQILKLEPDQPIRIEGYTDNVPIGSRRSDKFRNNWELSAARAVNVVRYLSGPVGIPPARLSASAFADNHPVASNQTKEGRARNSRIEIVVLPTDAAQGLLEPKSQPPSP, via the coding sequence ATGAAGCCGGGGTTAGCGAGCGAAACAAAATTTGGTTTTCTCTGCCCGGATCGAAGAACCCGCACTTCACCTTGGGCGAAGGATGATGATCGTGGCGAAGGCCGCTATCTGGGTGGCGAAGCCCTCCCCGGATGGAAAGCCGGGGTTCTTCAAATCGGAATGGGCCTGGCGATCCTCCTATCAGGGTGTGTTTCGTCTTCAATTCATCAGGAAACCGTAAAAGACCTTGCCGCCGCGCGAAGTGATCTGGACCGGCTCCGCGACGAAAACACGACATTGAAATCGGAGGTGGCGGCCCGGCAGGCCGTTATTCAAGATCTTCGTCAGCAGCTTAAGGAAGGCGAGAGCAAGGGGCAGATGCAGTCCCAGGATGTGGACCGACTCGCCAAACGCAACTTGGATCTGGTCGGAGAAGTCGCCAACCTCTCAAGCCAGAACCGGGACCTTTCCCAAACCCTCGAGGCCCGAGACCAGGAATTGGAACAGGTCCGAAACCGAATCGCCGGGCTGGAAAACGCCGAGGAAGAGAAGACCACCCGCTTCAAGTCCATGTACGATAAGCTGGTCGGCGGGTTTCAAAACGAGATCAAGACAGGAGCGATCGGCGTCACACAGGAGGGGGACAAACTCTCCGTCAACATGGTCGAGACGTCCTTGTTCAAACCCGGGAGCGCCGAAATTAAACCCATGGGCCTCAAGCTCCTGGACCGGGTCGGCCAGATTTTAAAATTGGAACCCGACCAGCCGATCCGAATCGAAGGCTACACCGATAACGTCCCGATCGGATCGCGGCGCTCGGATAAATTCCGGAACAACTGGGAGCTATCCGCCGCCCGGGCCGTCAACGTGGTGCGGTATCTGTCCGGACCGGTCGGAATTCCGCCTGCGCGCCTGTCCGCCTCGGCTTTTGCGGACAATCATCCCGTCGCCTCCAACCAGACAAAGGAGGGTCGGGCCCGGAACAGTCGAATCGAAATTGTTGTGCTGCCCACGGACGCGGCTCAAGGGCTTCTGGAACCCAAATCGCAACCCCCTTCTCCATGA